The sequence below is a genomic window from Uranotaenia lowii strain MFRU-FL chromosome 2, ASM2978415v1, whole genome shotgun sequence.
actgatcagtctgggtatctggtgtctgcgcttATTTATAACGCTACAAGCGTTAAGATGTCGTTTGCTAGCTTGACCAATAATCAAAATGACCAATAGTTTTACCGGCCTTGAACTCCAAGCCGTTCGCTACTTTTTTTTACCAGCGGTCGTTTACCTGGTTAGGGTAACTTGGTGAACTGATTCATCAAGGAGAAGCCCTGAAACCCCCACGGACAAACTGCGACATTATTTATTATAATCTACATCAAGATCACTGCGAAATCCTTCGActgactagcaacgcttacaaGTGGTATACTCCATCCAGGAGCACACGCATAGGTAAGCCTTGCACACGGGGAGCTTTGCGCCGGCGATCAGGCTTTTTCTACGGAACAGGCCAAAACCGCATAAGTATCTAGTGTGAGCTATTTGCATACAGCGGAAAAGCTTTAATTACAGTAGAAACCATTACGTTGAATAAGAACCAATTTGTTGTCGCAGATATTTGGTTTTTCAACTCAAGTAGACGGGTCTTACTGATAGAAGTTAAACAAAGTTAAATTTACATTTggcttattttgttatttattttttgatattatttggaattttttgatATGATTCGTGAAAATAATTCGGATTTTTGGTGTTTCTGTCATACCACTATTGAGTTCATTCATTTTTCGTTTTACGTGCCGTTTGTTTTTTGCACAGTATAAATTTCAACCCTAGAACTACAACTTTTAGCGCCAACAACCCTATTACAACTAATGGAACAATAACGTCGAAGCTGTACTTCGTCATCCAGCTGATATAAAGCGCATTGGATTGGAGGATTCGACTATCGGGATTTCGCAGGACCCACTCGGTCCACCAGATGGCACGATCTAGGGGATGCTCCGGCTGGTCCCTGAATACTTTACTAATTTCGGCCATGTTTTTTCGGTAACTGGAATCGTGGaattaaatttgtttagaaATTAATTGAAGACACACGGGAAATTGAGTTCGATTTGACTTACCTTTGATCTGTCATAACGTCCCGAATGGCATCAGCGAGGTCGTccgatttgatgtttttcagTGATAACCTCCTACCGGCACCGCGTTCGGTTATGTAATTTGTATTGCGATATTGATCGGCAAACACCGGAAATCCAATCATCGGAACTCCATACCAAACTGCTTCCTGAGTGCTCAGCAATCCACTGTGAGTTATGAACAATTTCACATTGGGATGAGCCAAGATGTCGTTCTGTGGCATCCAACTTCGAATGTAGACATTCTTAGGAACCTCCACTGGAAGAACATCGGTTTCAAATTTCCACAGAAACTGATATTGGGGGAATTTGGCCATGGCATTGACGATCGCGATGATCCGTTCGTCTCCAAGAGAATCACTTCTTACGTTAGTACCTaacgaaaacaaaatgacaCCATTTTTAGCCTTCTCAACCACCTGTTTGAGATCGTCGGGCAGCTCTTTGGGCTGTTGAATTTGCAATCCACCGACTGAAATCACACTCGGCATAGTGGGTTCCGAATACTGGATTGCAGGGTGAGAATTCAGCAGCACCAGCCTTGTATCTTTGTCGAAATCATCGAGGTATGGAATATCCGGAATTAGTTGACGCACGAGTTTGTCCATTTCCGGTACCATATTGTACTGATTCAACAGCTCTTCCCAGTGGCTGTACAGAAAGTTCATAAACCGTTGCGCGTAGTTCATCTTTTCTGGGGTATCGTACTCATGGTTGGGAATTATGGCTGGGTACGAGTAGGAACCGGCTTGTGATACGGTTGCCGTTATGCCATTGAAGGCCGTGACCGGAATGTACGGTGGCCTTCCGAATTTATGTTGAGCTATAGCAGAGAGACATGGACCTGTTGAAGATAATGGTGGAGATTAGTTTGCT
It includes:
- the LOC129746999 gene encoding UDP-glucosyltransferase 2-like isoform X1; its protein translation is MHSPILNLFSLSVLCEAANILYINGVWSPSHFIWNRSLMYGLAARGHNVTAMSVDVEAAPPPNVTFIHIEGVYEEIHKDRGDSEAFEFFTVGDKNAFEMLKFFNDGSLKGCTLAMKSRGLRQLLAYPSDFQFDLIINDYVVGPCLSAIAQHKFGRPPYIPVTAFNGITATVSQAGSYSYPAIIPNHEYDTPEKMNYAQRFMNFLYSHWEELLNQYNMVPEMDKLVRQLIPDIPYLDDFDKDTRLVLLNSHPAIQYSEPTMPSVISVGGLQIQQPKELPDDLKQVVEKAKNGVILFSLGTNVRSDSLGDERIIAIVNAMAKFPQYQFLWKFETDVLPVEVPKNVYIRSWMPQNDILAHPNVKLFITHSGLLSTQEAVWYGVPMIGFPVFADQYRNTNYITERGAGRRLSLKNIKSDDLADAIRDVMTDQSYRKNMAEISKVFRDQPEHPLDRAIWWTEWVLRNPDSRILQSNALYISWMTKYSFDVIVPLVVIGLLALKVVVLGLKFILCKKQTARKTKNE
- the LOC129746999 gene encoding UDP-glucosyltransferase 2-like isoform X2: MKVLLTLLALCFSAEAANILYVNQVASPSHFVWHRSLIHGLASKGHNVTVLSVDVDEAPPPNVSFIHVDGVYESFFEDEEESLDFFALGQMDAFVALRIFNDILLQGCGAALQSKGLQTLMAYPSEFKFDLIINDFLSGPCLSAIAQHKFGRPPYIPVTAFNGITATVSQAGSYSYPAIIPNHEYDTPEKMNYAQRFMNFLYSHWEELLNQYNMVPEMDKLVRQLIPDIPYLDDFDKDTRLVLLNSHPAIQYSEPTMPSVISVGGLQIQQPKELPDDLKQVVEKAKNGVILFSLGTNVRSDSLGDERIIAIVNAMAKFPQYQFLWKFETDVLPVEVPKNVYIRSWMPQNDILAHPNVKLFITHSGLLSTQEAVWYGVPMIGFPVFADQYRNTNYITERGAGRRLSLKNIKSDDLADAIRDVMTDQSYRKNMAEISKVFRDQPEHPLDRAIWWTEWVLRNPDSRILQSNALYISWMTKYSFDVIVPLVVIGLLALKVVVLGLKFILCKKQTARKTKNE